From one Rhodoferax sp. PAMC 29310 genomic stretch:
- a CDS encoding transporter substrate-binding domain-containing protein, with product MLVLFEFCTRLRRCRLALMVGALVALTTFGASAASLILTPAQTRWIQAQGDKVFTVGFDPYAGMDDFEFRGQRVGLLPNLLKDMQATLGLRFAKTDMADWDGAYSGFVRGKIDILYGANPTPERQRTMVFTRAAQRYPYVVLARKDSSIQTLGDLDGKKVGFITNDFVRQQLPDTYRNIHFQAMDFDTNNQALAALRAGTVDGFVAAGGGIEKEILFSFPDIALAARLPAITSDMTFAVMKDRAMLGEIINRYIDENTARIASLARDAERSYNLKIMRLTAAELAWLDNKGKAVVGVAEDYLPFDLYQDGEYRGIAGEMLKRITEISGIQFTVVSGPFATVYKQAQAGEIDVLNIAKTDDRLAYFLYPRAISTERDIIVGLKTSPAVQDVYGLEGKRVAVIDGFWHVEHLQKNLRDAKIVTTASIMESLKLLREGKVDYTIENPTVVEFYINGLGYTDVVKRGSTSKDSFVYFGVNKQKPELASIMDKAMSLVNFEEIKYAGIQSVPTLKNEKSQRLALIAAGLAAALIAVLLVTIKVVRSLAAQKNQTLLLEQREHLLYTDALTGFHNRNYFSHTRSSLQTGIYPQAVLIADLNNLKLVNDAYGHAAGDAILVLYAKAIRTVFPQAACFRLGGDEFLVVVDDTTAEEMDRQVRALHVQCQQQGHTVMGETLHATAAVGFAMRRGSQDALEACMAIADARMYEAKLEATNHRSDSPPEAWSASSTHQPS from the coding sequence ATGTTGGTTTTATTTGAGTTTTGTACTCGACTAAGGCGATGCCGCCTAGCGTTGATGGTGGGCGCCCTAGTGGCACTGACAACGTTCGGGGCCAGCGCTGCCTCACTCATACTCACGCCAGCTCAGACCCGCTGGATCCAAGCACAAGGAGACAAGGTTTTCACCGTCGGCTTTGATCCTTATGCGGGCATGGATGATTTTGAGTTTCGAGGCCAGCGTGTCGGCCTGTTGCCCAACCTGCTCAAAGACATGCAAGCCACACTCGGACTGCGCTTTGCAAAGACCGATATGGCGGACTGGGATGGTGCCTACAGTGGTTTTGTGCGCGGAAAAATTGATATTCTGTATGGTGCCAACCCCACCCCAGAGCGCCAACGCACCATGGTCTTCACCCGAGCGGCTCAGCGCTACCCTTACGTTGTGCTGGCCCGCAAAGACTCTTCAATCCAGACCTTGGGGGATCTCGATGGCAAAAAAGTCGGCTTCATCACCAACGACTTTGTTCGCCAGCAACTCCCCGATACCTACCGAAACATTCACTTCCAGGCGATGGACTTTGACACCAATAATCAGGCTTTGGCGGCCTTGCGGGCTGGCACAGTGGATGGCTTCGTGGCCGCTGGCGGCGGTATTGAGAAAGAAATTTTGTTCAGCTTCCCCGACATCGCATTGGCGGCTAGGCTACCCGCCATCACCTCCGACATGACCTTTGCCGTGATGAAAGATCGCGCCATGCTGGGCGAAATTATCAACCGCTACATTGATGAAAACACGGCCAGAATTGCGTCATTGGCTCGTGATGCCGAGCGCAGCTACAACCTGAAGATCATGCGGTTGACGGCTGCCGAACTGGCCTGGCTGGACAACAAGGGCAAGGCGGTCGTCGGGGTGGCAGAAGACTACCTGCCCTTTGACCTCTATCAGGACGGCGAGTACCGGGGTATTGCTGGCGAAATGCTAAAACGCATCACCGAGATCAGCGGCATCCAGTTCACCGTGGTTAGCGGACCATTCGCTACAGTCTACAAACAAGCCCAGGCGGGTGAAATTGACGTGCTCAATATCGCCAAAACCGACGACCGGTTGGCGTACTTCCTATACCCACGTGCGATCAGCACCGAGCGTGACATCATCGTTGGGCTTAAAACCAGCCCGGCAGTGCAAGATGTGTATGGGCTTGAGGGAAAACGTGTCGCGGTCATTGATGGATTCTGGCATGTGGAGCATCTTCAAAAGAACCTGCGAGACGCCAAAATTGTCACCACAGCCAGCATCATGGAGTCGCTCAAACTGCTTCGCGAGGGCAAGGTCGACTACACCATTGAAAATCCAACTGTGGTGGAGTTCTATATCAACGGGTTGGGCTACACCGATGTCGTGAAACGCGGCAGCACGTCGAAGGACTCATTTGTTTACTTCGGCGTCAACAAGCAAAAGCCTGAGTTGGCCTCCATCATGGACAAAGCCATGTCACTGGTGAATTTTGAAGAGATCAAATACGCCGGCATCCAAAGTGTGCCCACCTTAAAAAATGAAAAAAGCCAGCGACTGGCACTGATCGCCGCCGGCCTGGCCGCGGCTCTAATTGCCGTTTTGCTGGTGACCATCAAAGTCGTTCGCTCCCTTGCGGCGCAAAAGAATCAGACGTTATTGCTTGAACAACGTGAGCACTTGCTGTACACCGACGCATTGACCGGCTTTCACAACCGCAACTACTTCAGCCACACACGCTCATCGCTGCAAACTGGCATCTACCCTCAGGCGGTGTTGATTGCTGACTTGAATAACCTCAAACTCGTGAATGACGCCTATGGTCATGCGGCCGGCGACGCCATATTGGTCTTGTACGCCAAGGCGATTCGCACCGTGTTTCCACAGGCCGCCTGCTTTCGGCTGGGTGGAGATGAGTTCCTGGTCGTCGTCGACGACACCACTGCCGAGGAAATGGACCGCCAGGTACGGGCGCTGCATGTGCAGTGCCAGCAACAAGGTCACACGGTCATGGGAGAAACATTACACGCCACTGCTGCCGTTGGGTTCGCGATGCGACGCGGCAGCCAGGACGCGCTGGAGGCCTGCATGGCCATTGCCGATGCCCGCATGTATGAGGCCAAGCTTGAAGCTACAAACCACCGCTCAGACTCCCCTCCTGAAGCGTGGTCGGCGTCTTCGACTCACCAGCCGAGTTAG
- a CDS encoding RES family NAD+ phosphorylase gives MNFQDLQPPILELAAPHTWHRVQRSRARSGSVRIKGYVLAPTGGLTGRFDLADEPIAYVADSAETALYESVFRREVRSCHWDRLTERSLLTFETRANLRLVDLRGLEERYPVLQSMRYETSQAFAHDCRAQGLHGILYASAQHPHHGCVCLFKAGIEHSKKLGSWPLVEPGTDHLLKSVVNAARGSQVPLIQG, from the coding sequence ATGAATTTTCAAGACCTGCAACCGCCAATTCTTGAACTCGCCGCCCCCCACACCTGGCACCGCGTGCAGCGCAGCCGGGCGCGCAGCGGCAGTGTTCGAATCAAGGGTTATGTGTTGGCGCCCACGGGCGGGCTGACTGGGCGTTTTGATTTAGCGGACGAGCCGATTGCCTATGTGGCGGACTCTGCTGAGACCGCTCTGTATGAGTCAGTATTTCGCCGCGAGGTGCGCAGCTGCCACTGGGACCGCTTGACGGAGCGCAGCCTGTTGACGTTCGAGACTCGCGCTAACTTGCGGCTGGTGGATTTGCGCGGCTTGGAGGAGCGTTACCCGGTGCTGCAGTCGATGCGCTACGAGACCAGCCAGGCGTTTGCCCACGATTGTCGAGCGCAGGGCTTGCACGGCATTCTTTACGCCTCGGCCCAGCACCCGCACCATGGCTGCGTGTGTTTGTTCAAAGCGGGCATTGAACACTCCAAAAAGCTGGGGTCATGGCCGCTCGTGGAGCCTGGCACGGACCACCTGCTGAAGTCGGTGGTGAATGCCGCGCGCGGATCTCAAGTGCCGCTGATTCAGGGCTAG
- a CDS encoding helix-turn-helix domain-containing protein translates to MNTLTIPSTFVRDTTAPRRTSTDNPYASAAQTQALLQSGAQYRRERMDAADMISTDEAAELAGTSRVTINAWIKAGRCIGVAHLRRGFKLPRWQFEPAIWPMLQPLAKALGRSDGWQLLAFLESPAPALDGQTPRAALEQGVTPERMLALATAEAH, encoded by the coding sequence ATGAACACACTGACGATTCCCTCAACATTTGTGCGGGACACCACTGCGCCGCGCCGTACGTCCACAGACAACCCTTATGCCAGCGCGGCCCAGACGCAGGCTTTGCTGCAGTCGGGCGCGCAATACCGGCGTGAGCGCATGGACGCAGCCGACATGATTTCCACCGATGAGGCCGCTGAACTGGCAGGCACCAGCCGAGTGACGATCAATGCCTGGATCAAAGCGGGGCGCTGCATTGGCGTGGCCCATTTGCGCCGGGGTTTCAAGCTGCCGCGCTGGCAGTTTGAGCCCGCCATTTGGCCTATGCTTCAGCCCTTGGCCAAGGCTTTGGGCCGTTCGGATGGGTGGCAGTTGCTGGCGTTTCTGGAATCGCCTGCGCCCGCGCTGGACGGCCAAACACCCCGTGCCGCGCTGGAGCAGGGCGTGACGCCCGAGCGCATGTTGGCTCTGGCCACCGCTGAGGCGCACTGA
- a CDS encoding ATP-binding protein, with the protein MGRLGVTWLRRFWPTSLFGRLALLLFVMGLLSHALGLTVLFELRPEHGPLGPPPPPGPPPLNHPGQWIDISVRLAALTVAAWIGARWLSRPMQSLARAAQGLGADLRRPLLAEEGPDECRATIRVFNQMQGRIGQQMADRDRFVAAVSHDLRTPLTRLALRVERLPDAADRQQFAQDIQEMNAMIAGTLDYLRGAVDPEPRVRLDVTSLFESLVDDQRDCGHEVEFSGQAGSLLAQPSSLRRRVDNLVSNAVRYGGVAHVVLRDAPDQVTIEVHDNGPGIPPQELDKMLAPFYRVEASRNRNSGGVGLGLSIALEIALRHGEQGGLVATLTLLRRH; encoded by the coding sequence ATGGGGCGCTTAGGCGTGACCTGGTTGCGCCGGTTTTGGCCCACAAGCCTGTTTGGGCGGTTGGCCTTGCTGTTGTTTGTCATGGGCTTGCTCAGCCATGCCCTGGGTTTAACGGTGCTGTTTGAGTTGCGTCCCGAACATGGGCCACTCGGGCCGCCACCACCGCCCGGGCCGCCACCGCTGAACCATCCGGGTCAATGGATCGATATTTCGGTTCGTCTGGCGGCTTTGACCGTTGCAGCCTGGATTGGCGCGCGTTGGTTGTCCCGCCCCATGCAAAGTCTGGCGCGAGCAGCCCAAGGTTTGGGTGCTGATTTGCGGCGCCCCCTGCTGGCCGAAGAAGGGCCTGACGAATGCCGCGCCACCATTCGGGTTTTCAACCAAATGCAGGGGCGCATTGGCCAGCAAATGGCGGACCGCGACCGGTTTGTGGCTGCGGTGTCGCATGATTTGCGCACGCCTTTGACCCGGCTGGCCTTGCGGGTGGAACGCCTGCCAGACGCAGCAGACCGCCAGCAGTTTGCGCAAGACATTCAGGAAATGAACGCCATGATCGCCGGCACGCTGGACTACCTGCGTGGCGCGGTGGATCCCGAGCCGCGAGTTCGGCTAGATGTGACTTCGCTCTTCGAGAGTCTGGTCGATGACCAACGAGACTGTGGACACGAGGTTGAATTCAGTGGCCAGGCCGGTAGTCTGCTGGCCCAGCCTTCATCGCTGCGGCGCCGTGTTGATAACTTGGTGTCTAACGCTGTGCGCTACGGCGGGGTCGCACACGTGGTGCTGCGGGACGCACCTGACCAGGTGACGATTGAGGTGCACGATAACGGCCCCGGCATACCACCGCAGGAGTTGGACAAGATGTTGGCCCCGTTCTATCGGGTTGAAGCCTCACGCAATCGCAATAGCGGTGGCGTGGGTTTGGGCTTGTCGATTGCGCTGGAAATTGCCCTGCGCCACGGTGAACAAGGCGGGCTGGTGGCGACATTGACACTGCTGCGCCGCCATTGA
- a CDS encoding response regulator: MPNPAHILIVDDDEGITSLMADYLSRFGFVTHIAGDGVAMRKQLAAHPIDLVVLDLMLPGDDSLTLVREVRERSLLPVIMLTARSNPYDRVLGLESGADDYMSKPFEPRELVARIQSVLRRATHQNEGASQYSRSDVIHFDGWTLHRDDRCLTSPTGLVVALSNAEYRLLTTFLQTPRRLFSRDQLMEQALGRSMEVFERSIDLLVSRLRQKLADDSGEPQMIRTVRGAGYIFNVQSV, encoded by the coding sequence ATGCCAAACCCAGCCCACATTTTGATTGTTGATGACGACGAGGGCATCACCTCGTTGATGGCGGACTACCTGTCTCGCTTTGGTTTTGTGACCCATATCGCCGGTGATGGTGTGGCCATGCGAAAGCAGTTGGCAGCCCATCCCATTGATTTGGTCGTGCTGGACTTGATGCTGCCGGGCGACGACAGTTTGACGCTGGTGCGTGAGGTGCGCGAGCGCTCTTTGCTGCCCGTCATCATGTTGACGGCGCGCTCCAACCCCTATGACCGTGTGTTGGGTCTGGAATCGGGTGCCGATGACTACATGAGTAAGCCGTTTGAGCCCCGAGAACTGGTTGCCCGAATTCAATCGGTGTTGCGTCGGGCCACCCACCAAAACGAGGGCGCCAGTCAATATAGCCGAAGCGATGTGATTCATTTTGACGGTTGGACGCTGCACCGGGATGATCGCTGTCTGACATCGCCCACCGGGTTGGTCGTGGCCCTGTCCAACGCCGAATACCGACTTCTCACTACCTTTTTGCAGACACCCAGACGACTGTTTAGCCGCGACCAGCTGATGGAGCAGGCACTGGGGCGGTCCATGGAGGTGTTTGAGCGCAGCATTGACTTGCTGGTGTCGCGCTTGCGCCAAAAACTGGCCGACGACTCTGGCGAGCCCCAAATGATCCGAACCGTGCGGGGGGCGGGCTATATTTTCAACGTTCAGTCCGTGTAA
- the xopAW gene encoding EF-hand domain-containing protein — MSTLSAVSESSSAWAQMSANRSQMQAKMFAKVDADSSGGVNQTELQGLLDDVASKTGVSSSTKTSELFSKMDGNGDGSLSSDELAEGMASILQPPSTMEFAQSRSSQSSESGAEKFAKLDADGSGTLSKDEMLNLMTQKASQGPGPGQTSAASTDEMFAHLDSDGDGSLTQAEFDAGAPPTQAQASSGTRPPGAGRSPPPPPGGGRSESASSSTTTYDSLDLNQDGTVSEAERLIGELTQTATESTSSSSSVDMAKLAKTLYDQIAASWAQSGSESSLSVTA, encoded by the coding sequence ATGAGCACCCTCAGTGCAGTCAGTGAGTCCAGCTCGGCCTGGGCCCAGATGAGCGCCAACCGGAGCCAGATGCAGGCCAAAATGTTCGCCAAAGTGGACGCCGACAGCAGTGGCGGCGTCAACCAAACCGAATTGCAAGGTTTGTTGGACGATGTCGCCAGCAAAACCGGCGTCAGCAGCAGTACCAAAACGTCGGAGCTGTTCAGCAAGATGGATGGCAACGGCGACGGCAGCCTGTCGTCGGACGAACTGGCCGAAGGCATGGCCAGTATCTTGCAGCCTCCATCCACCATGGAGTTTGCGCAGTCACGCAGCAGCCAGAGCAGTGAAAGCGGCGCCGAAAAATTCGCCAAACTGGATGCGGACGGAAGCGGTACCTTGAGCAAAGACGAAATGCTGAATCTGATGACCCAGAAGGCGTCACAAGGCCCAGGACCAGGTCAGACAAGCGCCGCCAGCACCGACGAGATGTTCGCGCATCTTGACTCTGATGGCGACGGCAGCCTGACCCAGGCTGAGTTTGACGCTGGCGCACCGCCGACCCAGGCCCAGGCAAGCAGCGGCACACGGCCGCCAGGCGCTGGTAGGTCACCTCCCCCACCACCCGGTGGCGGACGCAGTGAGTCGGCCTCCAGTAGCACCACCACCTATGACTCACTGGACCTGAACCAGGACGGCACGGTGTCTGAAGCCGAGCGCCTGATCGGTGAGTTGACCCAGACGGCAACCGAAAGCACCAGCAGCAGCTCCAGTGTGGATATGGCCAAACTGGCCAAAACCCTGTACGACCAAATTGCGGCTAGTTGGGCCCAGTCCGGCAGCGAGTCTTCGTTGAGCGTTACGGCCTGA